The DNA segment gttggaagagaccacaagggccatcgagtccaaccccctgccaagcaggaaacaccatcagagcactcctgacatatggttgtcaagcctctgcttaaagacctccaaagacggagactccaccacactccttggcagcaaattccactgtcgaacagctcttactgtcaggaagttcttcctaatgtttaggtggaatcttctttcttgtagtttggatccattgctccgtgtccgcttctctggagcagcagaaaacaatctttctccctcctctatgtgacatccttttatatatttgaacatggctatcatatcaccccttaacctcctcttctccaggctaaacatgcccagctcccttagccgttcctcataaggcatcgtcaACCCCTAGACTGGGGTTGTTGATCAGTTGCCATAAAGCTCTTGTTTGATACAGTATTTATACTGCTGAACTCCCAGCTGAGGTTGCCACCTTTTCCTCTAAGCAAGCCCTGTGTTCTTAACAGCTACACGATGGACAGATTTTCCAAATGGAATAGCTTTGCCTAGTGTGGGGATGGCAGTAAAAGGAAGGGAGGGCTGTgcttgctgaatttctgcctgctgtgcaactatttattcattttgtctactatttatatcctcctcttcctcctcctcttgaggATAGCTTTCAGCGAATAAAGCATTTGTCAGGAAAAGCTTGGTTGCTGTTCTTCCAAGGATGATGGGCATAGAGCAAAGAGGACCTTGGCGGCAGACTTTTATTAAAGGTTCTATATATACTAATAGTGGACTCCTAATCCAAGTGCGGGTGTTTGTTTAGCAAAAAAGATACCATCCATGTGCCCGGAGGCTCTGAGAAACTCCAAGCACTGAATGAAATACTAAAAAGTCTTCTGAAACAAAAACTGTTAAAATGGGCAGGCGAGACTAAGAACAGCCAAATGAGGACCGGGCATACTTGGTGACCGTACATTGCTGCTATTTTGTTACAAGGTGGGGGTTAAAAGTGTAgagtgggaaagaggggaggcggAATGGTGTCTCATGGATTTGGGGCATGGCTGGCTACTTGGAACCCTGAATCAGGCACAATGTTTtgctgcaggtcccacttgtgaaATAATCTAAAGCATGCTTCCATTTCATCAAATATTGGTTTTCTAGGCTGAAAAGAGTGGCAGACAGTATAAAGCTGTGTCTTTCTACATTGCCATTTCCTCCTTCAGATGGAAaccaatttgttttttaaaaaattaagtcacATGGTCACATTCTCATTAAAATGCTAAGCAGAAATATTCTTCAATCTCTGAGAGATCCCTATTTGCAAAGGGATGGTTTGGTAccaaaaacattgtataagatagtGGATATATCAGCCTAGTGTAGTATATAATTATACCAATAGATATCAGAGGTTAATTATTTCTTTAAACGCTTGACTGGAAACCCTTCTCATCTCGGCTGCCTGCCTGCGTTGGCATTCAGCAAGGGGAAAATACTCTGCAGTGCTCTGAGCACAGTTCCTTGATTTGGTTTAAAGTCTTGCGTCACTTTTCCAATATCATACTTGAGCTCAAAGTGCACCAtaacattttaaaagtaaaatatgtCAATCTATATCCACATTGGCATGCCCAAACAATAGATGAAAACTGCAAAAACAGTAAGCAATTCAATACACAATATAGTTCCATATGCTTAAGTTACTCTGGGTGCTTTTATTtagaaggtggggtataaataaaataattctaaATTAATGTAtcataaaaaatacatttatattatttgtattacatgtattacatttatatctcacttttcctACAAGGTGGACAAAGTGGTATGTAGGattctcctctccattttatcctcaaaacaaccctgggaggtaggtcaggctgagagattgtgacttatcccaggtcacccagcaagcttcatggctgaataggGATATGTAGCctagtctctcaggtcctagcccaacacacCAATACATAAGCCTGACCGATGACAGTGGTTTAcccctgagtaaacatgcatagaatttcaCTGTTGAGTCTGACTGGCTGCTGCTCCCTGCCTGGAAATAAGAAATCttaacaacacaaaacactgtggcCAAGCCAAGGAAGCCCTGGTGTCTTTGTAGGTGGATTTCACGCCCATCTTTTTTAACCGAGGGTCGTTTTGAGTCGCCTCTTGCAGCCCAGGCACAGATTTACCGCCTCGGTGAGCGCCAGGTTAGCCTTCCACATGCTTCAAGCTGATCATTGACGTTGACAAGTTCTAAGGCTGACTCTTGATCAAGACAAATAGGCAGCTCGCCTGGAGCCGCATTAGCGAGGCTTTGCTTGTCTCGTCCCTGGCTGAGGAGCTGCTTTGCGCGCTCACGTCGCAGCTCGGGCCCTCTTGCACTTACAGTTTAGTACTCCCCACAACTCTTTCCATATGTCTCTTTGGACAGATAAGGCCCCCCTTCGTGCACCGGATGAAGGCAGCTGCAACTTGCAGCCCAGGAAAGCACATGTGTCCCCCAATAAACTTAACGCgcgccttctctcctctccttccttcctgctttccCTGCAGACCTTTGCATTTGGGGCGGCTCACtgccctccctcttcctctcgGCCCCTCCTTCCTTACAAGCTCCCCGCCCCACGCCCCTTCTCCCCGGGACTGGACTGGAAGCGCCAGGCGAATGGCAAAGTCCTTCCAGGCGTCATGATGGCCGCGAGGCCCCGTCGGTGGctgcgcgctgctgctgctgctctcctgaGGATCCCGGGGGGCTGCAGAGGGTGCCACGTCGGGGCTGCAGCCTCCCTGAAGCGGGAGTACGACGCCGTCGTGATAGGGGCAGGTGGGTGGCTCAGGAAGGGCCCGGCGTCCAGGCGGGAAACATAAAAGTGGGGGGTCACcccgtgccccccccccgaacaagATGCCCAGGGCGGTCTAGCAGGGGAGCCCGTGCTAATGAATGCTTCCCACCAGGAAGAGGAAGGCAAACTTTCCTGGAGGAGAAGAATTGCCAGTAAGTGGGCAAAGAATGGTCTTAGGCTGGAAAAGAGCAGAAGGTTGGTTTTGAAAGACGATTGGCCAAATATAGGGAGGAAAAGACTTGTTCGAAGCAtctagctgtgatggctatgctcaTCCATAGTCTAGGCAATctgctagatgggccactgacctgatgcCCCAGGGCTCTTTATCTatctctgtctatctatctatctatctatctatctatctatctatcatctatctatcatctatctatctatctatattgcctttatatcccacctttccccccagggagctcaaggtggcatacatgcttCTCCccatccacaacaaccctgtgaggtaggataggccaagaggcagtgactgacccaaggtgagcttcatggcctagtggggatttgaaccttggtgcCTTAGGTCTTGGTCCAACAGGACATACTGGCTTACTGGTTTGGTGGTGCTATGCAAAGGGAGGACGCTTTAAACTGGAGGAAGGGTGGCTGGGATTGCCCATTTATTTGAGagaaagctccattgaactcagcagggttgacttccgagtaaacatgctTCACTTCAGACTGTGGGAGACAGTTTTGGAAAAGAACAACTTTAaagaagcctttaaaaagaagaagtgcatTGTGGCTACGTAAAttgtgggaggaggaggtggcccaAATCAAAGCTGCTCATCTTGTCTCTTTGCAGGACACAATGGACTGGTGGCTGTGAGTACTGAGAACTCCTGAGGAGACATGGTGTCAGGCCTTATGGGTCTCTGGGAAGAGATTGACTCggagggagggggctgctggTCCCTACCTGGCTTGTCATCTGGGGAAGACCATCTTCTTGCCTGGTGATTGTCAAGTTCAGCAAAAGGCATGGGGTAAGCAGCTGGGACTTCTTCATGGCTAAGGGATTGCTCCTTGCATCTTCAGGCTGCCTACCTGCAGAAAGGTGGTTTGAAGACAGCTGTGCTGGAGAGAAGACACCTTGTGGGAGGTGCAGCAGTCACAGAGGAGATTATTCCAGGTAAGAGCTGTGCTTCCCGGTTGCTGCCCTCCTGCTTCTCCAGGCAGCATCCGGCCGCTGCTCCTCAATGCACCTGACATGTCCTGTTCTACAGGGTTTCGCTTCTCCAGAGCCTCCTACCTGCTCAGTCTGTTGAGACCCCAGATTTACTCAGAGCTGGAGTTAAAGGTATGGGCTGTTTGCTTGTGCTGGTGGGGCAGGGTGAGCAATGACAGTGGGAATTGCTGGGTTCCTGCATGGTTTCTGGCCATTTTTGCTTGTCATTTTTGGGGCACCCCTGAAACTAAACCCCTGCCAAattctcttcccttccttccaaaaataaaaagttCTGATTTGCTGAACAGACCTTGTATCTTCCCAATTATCCAAAGTTACGATGTAACAAAGACCAGGGCAGTGTCTtttcactctgcccccccccccctttttaatcttTAGCCAGCAATTTTAATCCAGGAAGTCAGTCATAGTTCTACCATAggccccaggtgccatcatggaggggagtaacaaattatcaaggaacaattactgccctactagggtagttcataaaaaacttttttaaaaaaatgcctgctccaaaggtcttatcttactacactagggattatatagctatacatAAAATTtaatgcatatcagttaatatcttgaccctaccctcctccacaaaaatagctgtttacttggccgttttcctatgtcgtgaaggctgaaatttcaattcactGGAGCCACCCTACTGCCCTACCCTCCGCTGGACTTCCCGGGTCCTGGAAAGTCGGCCTATGTGAAGAAAATGAGACTAGGCTGAGTATATtaggccttgccttgccttcgcTTCGCCCCCTTGCACGCAgccaatttttcttgattttactgctgtggtgtttttttgttttttgttttggtaaaccactttgcaggtttttaaaaataaattttatgaaataaataaacaataaatataaataaaataacacaagccaaaacacaatccatcctgtagatttaagtatctgtccatagtcgcctacttgttatcagaggcccagaatccacattcctttctaAGAAAATACGAAATAACGTAAAACCgtttttttgcaggcaaaaacaaaacaacacaatggggggcggggacaagaaattttctgcaccttCCTATGCCTCTGCATAGGCCCAGCCCTGTAGAATCCTATGCCAGAGGCCTCTAAACGCATACTGAAAATTACTCTATTCTACTAGGCTTATGTAGACAATTAAAAATACATCTTTCCATAATAATTAATTTGATGATCTCTGGTTTTAAATTGTGTACGTGTTGTTATATATCAATACTGTGgcaaaccactttgatattttaaTGATATAGTGGTACACAcaccttttaatatttttttaaaagtgatttttaaaatatttttttaaaagtataaacaaaaaaacaacagaaacaatTCCAAATCCAAATATTGAGATTACTCTGAacctcctgacttccccccatcccctccatgggtcatAATGATcatatttacaactgcatatcagtatttatatataaaaaaattccttctgaaTTATCCATCCTTtctgttactttacaagtgtgattaaaatcctgctaatgttttaacttgcttacagtggtcttgtaaataaattataaacttttcccattcttttttaaagttcttttcttcttgatttctgagcttcccagttaattttgccatttcggcatattccgtcaacttggtttgccattcttctttggtcagCGTTGTCTCTTACATCTTTTAATAAATTAATATGCTTGGATGAGTAAGCTACCAGGTTCCTACACATTCTGACTGGAGTACCCCTGCCATCCAAGTTGTAAAGTCTGAAATATTCATTCTCCATCCCTCAGTCTTGGTATCCCGTTTGTCACTGAGGTAGATAAATACTTAGAATCTAAAGGCTGTCAGTTACTAGGTTTAGGCTGAGAAGGTGAGGTTTTTATTCATTTAGGTTGATCAATGACATGTGGTACAAGCCTATCCATGTTTCTTCAGAAGCGAGTCCCACTACATTCAGGGCTCACCTCTAGTTAGGTAGGTGCATgtgggactgcagccttaattggCTGATGACACAGTGCATAAAATTctgaatgatatatatatattttttataataatatttattacttttccaacaatttaaactctacaaaaaaagaacaatacgatacaatacaaaaacacaaactaacactaacacattaaactaacaaaacaaaaacaaacaaaaacaatttaagacacatcaaacaatttcaatatcttatttttcattcacttatttcaacgacctcctcacacctccctttttgtattccacttctgttaatcgtttcagcaattcctttccatcttcctctgttttctatcctataattatcttaacacattctaaccttattttttctttcaatattctattaatctatttatacttaattccttataacatttctactaaagccatataacatAAAATTCTGAATGATATGACCAATGGGCACAAATTCTAAGGCCAGTGTTCACAACTTGGTCTTGGTTGAGGCCTGTGGGCCTGTGAAGCCTCTCCTAAAATCCAAGGACCCAGCGGTTTATATCTGTATCTGCCTCACCTCATGTGTGTGATAATTCAGCATGTTCTGTGTCCAGGCCTAGAGGCTATGCTGCCTTCTGTCTTCTAGAGACATGGTTTAAAAGTGCTTCCACGTGACCCTTATTCCTACACACCACTGCTGGAGGATGCTCGGGCTGGAAAAGCCCCCCGCTCACTGCTGCTGGGGAACAACATGGCTGACACACAGAGCCAGATCGCTCAGTTCTCTGTAAAGGATGCCCAGGTATTGTGGGGAAAACTTCCTCAGGTATGGAAGGGCGAGAAGCAggcccagcccaagacattttgttggtGGAGGGGGAATGGTCAAACACAGCCTCCCGCCCAGCCAAGTAATTTTGGCCCCTGAGGGGAAATCGCCCAAAGCATCCCTCTGGCAGTAAAAAATACAATAGTAATAATCATAGAAGTGGCTTGCTGGGTGGGCCAAAACCAAtatgctagcttcccagcaggtgagttgctgttgcttaccaagaaggggagtggggagggggcagggagcgcAGCATAtggcaaacacactggcaggagtgTTGGATTGGCTTTGCCATTGTGTTTGCACCATCCTCCCTGCAACTTCTTGTAACCCACCTGCTGGGAGACACTTGTAGCATCTCCACCCCACTTGGTGAGTTGCTTCTGAATATTAAAGTAAATAATTTGCTTTGATGACAGCTAAAATCAGCTGCCTTAGGTAGcttcctcattctgcctaatggtagcatCGGCCTGGGCAAAAGTGTTGAATGAGTCAGGGCCACGGGGCACAGGAAACTGGGCACAAAGACCTGCAGGGACTGACTGGGCCCCAAACACGCACGACTGGCCTGTGAGAAAACATTCCCTTGGCAAATGGAAGTTGTTGTCTTGGGAGAATCTCTGCTTGACATGGCTGATAGAACAGCACCCagcagttttctttttcctttgtagGCCTTTCCCAAGTATGAGGCGTTCATGAACCGCTTGGTGTCAGCCATAGACCCTCTTCTTGATACCTGCCCTTTGGACGTGGCTGGTTTCAGCCAGGGCTCCCTTCTTCAGAAGCTCAGAGCCTTACGAGGCTTACGGGCCCTGATCCGTGCAGGTAAAGGGTGGAGGGGCTAGACCAACATTCTTGGGCTCAGGGTGGCCTTAAATCAAGAATGTGTGCCCACTGGATTTCCCCTCATgggccattttgtgtgtgtatgtgtgtgcgacTGAACCTCTGACCTAACTACTTAAACCGGGGTAGCTAACCTTGTTGGACACACATTTGGAAATCTAGGGAACTGTTATgggcaccacaaaatacccatttcacaaaaGAGAAATTGGCAATGCTCAGCCTTCCCcttcaaacacaaaacaaatggaAAAATTGCACTCTCCAAACAACTAAATACGAGCCAAAACAGCAGgccccacccccctcaaaagTGTTTCCTAAATAAACAGCTGATGAAAGCAACACTCAgttgttaaaaaatatataattgggAGGATCAGGGAGATTGGCAGGCATCAGGGGGTGTCTGTAGCTCCTGTGGTGCTCGTGAATGCCACATTGGAGACCCTAGATGTAGACGGTGTGTCAGAACCTCTATATGTGTTACCCTATGCTGGTGATGGGGCAACCTGTGGACCCATAATCCCTGCCCATTGGTCATGGtgactgggcctgatgggaattaGAGTTCAGTGATGTCTGAAGTTTAGCAGGTTTCTCAACCCTACCCTTCATTTATCTCTCTACCAGCCCTTTGTTGCTCTAAGCACAGGTTGTTTACAACCTGAACAACCCCCCAGGCAGTGTGCTTGGAGGGGCAATAGTGGCAGAGGGCTACTGTTACTGAGGGTGAGGGCTTCTCAGAGACATCTGGTTCGCCACTGTGACAAAGGTGATGCTGAATTTGATAGACCATTTGTTTGTTCCAGCAAAGCTCATCCTTTGACTTGACTCTGTCGCTTGCCTGACCAGCGGGAGAAGCAATGCTCACCTGGTTAAACCTTTCCTTAGGGAGGGTCTGAGGTTCAGGGATGCTCTTTCACCTCTGGCTCTGTATTTGAACTACACCGGACCCCTGTTTTCCTTTTTGCCAGGCTTTACTCTGGGGAAACAGCTTCCGCAATATTATCAGGTTCTGACGGCCCCCATTTCCAAGGTAAAAACCACTGCATGACCCAGTCAGAATCCCTCCTCATCAGAATGGTTTCTGCTCCTTCTATAATCAATTGGCTGGTTCCTTTAGACGTTCCATACTGAGCCTGTTCCTCTTTCACCTTGTTGCAGATCTTGGATTTGTGGTTTGAGTCAGAGCCCCTGAAAGCAACACTGGCAACAGATGCGGTGATAGGTGCCATGGCTGGTCCCCACACACCAGGCAGTGGGTAAGGTTCTGTTCAGGTGCACACAGCCTTTGGTTTTTGCCCATCCTGCCTCTGTGCACACCCTTCCCACTCCCCATTTCAGGTTTGGCCCCAAACCCTGTTGCTTATGTGAATACCCagagcagaagtggggaacctggggctctccagatattgttggactccagctctcctcACTTCCAGCTGGTGTGGTCAGAGGTCGGGGATGaagggagctgtggtccagccaCACCTGAagagcctcaggttccccatcccttgtcCAGTCAGAGGTCTGCAGAGGGACAATGCTCAACACAAGCAGAGGTGAGTTATTCCATACTTAAGAACTTCATGGGCCAGGTTCAACTAACTAGTTGCACTAGCAGAAGGCAGCACAATGAGTCCCACCAGCACAATGGGACTCCCCACCTTCTCAGTGctgttgtgcccaggtcctgcttgtaggatTCCCAAAGGCAttggggatgctggactagatgggccagtggtctggtCTAGCccagcagagagccagtgtggtgtagtagttaagagcggtagactcataatctggggtactgagttcgcatctctgctcctccacatgcagctgctgggtgaccttgggctagtcacacttctctgaagtctctcagccccactcacctcacagagtgtttgttgtgggggaggaagggaaaggagaatgttagccgctttgagactcctttgggtagtgataaagcgggatatcaaatccaaactcttcttcttcaggtgCTTCTTGCACTCTTACCTTATGTTCATTCCCTGCTCCCCCACCTTCCCATCAGCTCTGGCTGATCAGGAGAACCACACCCCCctccaggaggagagaggagattgttcccatcaggcaagcagaaatacttgcacTGACAGAGCGATCTCCTTAGCGCTGCTTTGAATTCCGCCCcaggcttttaatttttttgtcggTCCTTCGGGACTGAAAATGTAGGGCATTAAATATTGTAATAAATAAAGCCATTAATGATAACAACGTTCACGAAGGGGAAAGTGCCGTGCATTGTAACAGAGCCCTGCTTAGATGAATGCAAGCAGGAGGAAAAGAAAGCTGAGACGGCGCCAAGCCTGTCAAGCGCTCCTGGCCAGCTTCTGCCGGGGAGATGCTGCGTCTTTTGCCATGCTCTGGGAGCTCTGAGCCCTGCCTGTAGCAGCCCCTAACTCTTGGTCTTTCTCGCAGGTATGTGCTGCTGCACCATGTGATGGGTGAGCTGGAGGGGCGCCAGGGGGCCTGGGGCTATGTGGCTGGGGGCATGGGAGCGCTATCCCAGGCCCTGGCCAATGCTGCAACTGCACTCGGGGCTGAGATCTTCACGGAGAAGGTGGGTGGATCCAGTGAAGGGCAGGCAGTGCAGTGCGAGGGATACTGACATAATGGGATGGCACAGGGGAAAGAAGTTATCCTGGCACAATTCCCAGAGGGGTAGCTGTGTTCGTCTGTGTGGCAGCAAAAACAACCAAGAGTCTTGTGTCACCTTAAAGATGAACAAGTTTGGCAAAGGCTTTTCTGGACCAGAGTCCACTTTATCAGATGCACAAAGCCTAATCCTCAGTCGCAGCGACATACATATTTACAAATGAAGGTGAGAGCCTTGAAAGCAGCGAGGCCAGAGGGAAATTAAAAGCAGAAAAAGTGCAGGCAGAAGCAATACAATTATAGCCAGAATGCACACAGAGTCAGTGCAGTGCCCGTTTGCAACTGCAGTGAGAGGTGACAAAACTCGGCAAAGCTGAGTTAATTAACGTCTGTAGCGGGACAGGAAATcattgtctctattcagacccaaATGGATAGAGGCAAACCTCTCCATGAATTGTGCTTCAGCAGACTCTGGTCCACAAAACGCCCTGGTGATTTTCCTGGAGCAGTGAATGCAATCACTTGGTGCCAATGGGATGCCACGTTTGGCATGCACCAGAAGACAGAGGCAAAATGACACCCTCCAAAATGACAGTGATGTTGGCATCACTGGAGATTTTGGTGGGGAGGGTGAGAAGCTGAAGCCGGGGTCCTTCCTACCCCTGCTGGTATCTTGTTGATATGGGGCAGGTGAGAATTAGCTTTCTCCAGGGATGCATTTATACTCTTGTTTACTTCTCCCTCTTCTCAACCCTGCAGGCTGTTGCCCAGATTCTTCTGAGCTCAGATGGGAAGGCGCAAGGTGTTTGCCTCCAGGACGGAACAGAAGTGAAGAGCCGCCTGGTCCTGTCAAATGCATCTCCGCAGCTCACCTTTCTGGAATTGACTCCTCAGGTGAGTCCTCCCCCTTTGGCATAGCATGGGAAGCCTTGGGGGGATTCTCCAGACTTTTCCACTAGTCTTGCTTTTTCCTCTCAAGCAGCAGGATGCCCAGAGCTTGCAAAGGATGTAAGGTAGGTCTGTTTGCACTCTGGTCCTTGAGGGACAATACCAGTTTATTACAGATACCCTAGAAGAGTGGTGAGCAGAGGGGGCAAGAGACACCCCCTTTAAGATTTGCCAGTGGGCTGAGCCCTTACCTAGGAATGATCGAGCAAAATATACTGCTGTTCTGGTCCAGGCTAACTGAGAAAGCCCAGTTTCTACAACTCAGTAGCCAGTTGCACCATCTTGCTTTCTGTACCTGCAAACCAGAGTGTTGCTGTGAAAGGAGGAACTGAGCTGACCAGAGACTGAATgcgtggagagagagggagggagagctgaGGATGAGAGTGAAGAAGCTGAGCCCCAAACAGTGTGCTTCCGGTTTCTCCTATACTTCCATAATATCAATGAACTATGTGTTTTCAGTACAGCTGGGAAACCCTCTCAAATTTAATGTTTAATCTAATATTGGACCACTTTGAGCCACCCTACCTTAAAAACACTTCAGGGCTCTTTGGTCTGCTGTGTTCGGGATGGTGGGGAACTGTCTGGGAGTGCTGCCTTCATaggtagattattattattagcttttgATGTTTTGGTGTGTTCCTTTATACTtaattggaagctgcccatagtggctggggcaacccagtcagatgggtggggtacaagaaatgtattattattattggtggacttgtaaaagggtaaaaaagtattggaaaatgataaataatgaattggaaaaaatgtttaaaagtactttccaaaaaaacccccagtatCTTTTCTgtttggggataattcagactgaaattcccaggtgtcaaaaaaggttattaatgtatgccactactgtggtccatgttttgttagccccaaaatggaaaatgagcaaggtcccaaccaaagaagaagggcaacttaaattgacagaatatgtgcagcttgcagacttaacatatggAATAGGAGAACAAGAataacatacgtttagagaagattggaaagtgtttatttaatatatggaaaataactgtgtacagctgaaaacgctggcagcattaagataaattcaacagtgtagataagttttgatggatgtagtaatggaatactgaatggtatagtttttttaaaatatgcagggatttatgatatgcaaaatgaaccatgggaagcgaaaaagggaagtcactgatatcttaaggatgtaaaaatcaGTACTTTAGTActtaaaattgtaaaacagaaaatttaattaaaaatttgtataatgtgtgtgtgtgtgtgtgtgtgaaatgttgaaatatattatttattgttattattattattagcattggaATCAGAGGCAATGATCTGGCTGCCTAGGATGCTAGGACAGCAACACCCCTTTGGGGGACTGATTACCAGCTGttaaagtgtgtatgtgtgtgtgtgtgtgagagagagagagagagagagagcgagagagagcgagagcgcagTTTAACCTCCATTCTGTGTCTGGCTCTTCTCTCTAGGAGCAGCTGCCCCCAGAATTTGTCCAGAGAATCTCCCAGTTTGACTCACGCTCTCCAGTCACCAAGATCAATGGTGAGTATTGCATGGAGGCAAAATGGGCCAGATGCTTACATGCAAAGGTTCTGCACTTCCACGGTCCTGCAAACAGCAGGCAGGAGAAGAGTCACCCTGTG comes from the Podarcis muralis chromosome 6, rPodMur119.hap1.1, whole genome shotgun sequence genome and includes:
- the PYROXD2 gene encoding pyridine nucleotide-disulfide oxidoreductase domain-containing protein 2 isoform X3 — translated: MMAARPRRWLRAAAAALLRIPGGCRGCHVGAAASLKREYDAVVIGAGHNGLVAAAYLQKGGLKTAVLERRHLVGGAAVTEEIIPGFRFSRASYLLSLLRPQIYSELELKAFPKYEAFMNRLVSAIDPLLDTCPLDVAGFSQGSLLQKLRALRGLRALIRAGFTLGKQLPQYYQVLTAPISKILDLWFESEPLKATLATDAVIGAMAGPHTPGSGYVLLHHVMGELEGRQGAWGYVAGGMGALSQALANAATALGAEIFTEKAVAQILLSSDGKAQGVCLQDGTEVKSRLVLSNASPQLTFLELTPQEQLPPEFVQRISQFDSRSPVTKINVAVDRLPDFRAAPNARDGCPLPHHQCSIHLNCEDIQLLHQAFEDACQGRPSSRPMIELCIPSALDPTLAPPGCHVVSLFTQYTPYTLAGGKQWDDREREDYADRVFDCVEAYAPGFKASVVGRDVLTPPDLERIFGLPGGNIFHGAMSLDQLYFARPVPSYSSYRSPVEGLYLCGSGAHPGGGVMGASGRNAARMALEDFKKL
- the PYROXD2 gene encoding pyridine nucleotide-disulfide oxidoreductase domain-containing protein 2 isoform X4; its protein translation is MMAARPRRWLRAAAAALLRIPGGCRGCHVGAAASLKREYDAVVIGAGHNGLVAAAYLQKGGLKTAVLERRHLVGGAAVTEEIIPGFRFSRASYLLSLLRPQIYSELELKRHGLKVLPRDPYSYTPLLEDARAGKAPRSLLLGNNMADTQSQIAQFSVKDAQAFPKYEAFMNRLVSAIDPLLDTCPLDVAGFSQGSLLQKLRALRGLRALIRAGFTLGKQLPQYYQVLTAPISKILDLWFESEPLKATLATDAVIGAMAGPHTPGSGYVLLHHVMGELEGRQGAWGYVAGGMGALSQALANAATALGAEIFTEKAVAQILLSSDGKAQGVCLQDGTEVKSRLVLSNASPQLTFLELTPQEQLPPEFVQRISQFDSRSPVTKINVAVDRLPDFRAAPNARDGCPLPHHQCSIHLNCEDIQLLHQAFEDACQGRPSSSDGGLPEIARLQLPSSPASMASCQGWWESPATSTSSPALHYAIPAGLQPE
- the PYROXD2 gene encoding pyridine nucleotide-disulfide oxidoreductase domain-containing protein 2 isoform X2, with the translated sequence MMAARPRRWLRAAAAALLRIPGGCRGCHVGAAASLKREYDAVVIGAGHNGLVAAAYLQKGGLKTAVLERRHLVGGAAVTEEIIPGFRFSRASYLLSLLRPQIYSELELKRHGLKVLPRDPYSYTPLLEDARAGKAPRSLLLGNNMADTQSQIAQFSVKDAQAFPKYEAFMNRLVSAIDPLLDTCPLDVAGFSQGSLLQKLRALRGLRALIRAGFTLGKQLPQYYQVLTAPISKILDLWFESEPLKATLATDAVIGAMAGPHTPGSGYVLLHHVMGELEGRQGAWGYVAGGMGALSQALANAATALGAEIFTEKAVAQILLSSDGKAQGVCLQDGTEVKSRLVLSNASPQLTFLELTPQLPPEFVQRISQFDSRSPVTKINVAVDRLPDFRAAPNARDGCPLPHHQCSIHLNCEDIQLLHQAFEDACQGRPSSRPMIELCIPSALDPTLAPPGCHVVSLFTQYTPYTLAGGKQWDDREREDYADRVFDCVEAYAPGFKASVVGRDVLTPPDLERIFGLPGGNIFHGAMSLDQLYFARPVPSYSSYRSPVEGLYLCGSGAHPGGGVMGASGRNAARMALEDFKKL
- the PYROXD2 gene encoding pyridine nucleotide-disulfide oxidoreductase domain-containing protein 2 isoform X1 yields the protein MMAARPRRWLRAAAAALLRIPGGCRGCHVGAAASLKREYDAVVIGAGHNGLVAAAYLQKGGLKTAVLERRHLVGGAAVTEEIIPGFRFSRASYLLSLLRPQIYSELELKRHGLKVLPRDPYSYTPLLEDARAGKAPRSLLLGNNMADTQSQIAQFSVKDAQAFPKYEAFMNRLVSAIDPLLDTCPLDVAGFSQGSLLQKLRALRGLRALIRAGFTLGKQLPQYYQVLTAPISKILDLWFESEPLKATLATDAVIGAMAGPHTPGSGYVLLHHVMGELEGRQGAWGYVAGGMGALSQALANAATALGAEIFTEKAVAQILLSSDGKAQGVCLQDGTEVKSRLVLSNASPQLTFLELTPQEQLPPEFVQRISQFDSRSPVTKINVAVDRLPDFRAAPNARDGCPLPHHQCSIHLNCEDIQLLHQAFEDACQGRPSSRPMIELCIPSALDPTLAPPGCHVVSLFTQYTPYTLAGGKQWDDREREDYADRVFDCVEAYAPGFKASVVGRDVLTPPDLERIFGLPGGNIFHGAMSLDQLYFARPVPSYSSYRSPVEGLYLCGSGAHPGGGVMGASGRNAARMALEDFKKL